A genomic window from Mesorhizobium sp. CAU 1732 includes:
- a CDS encoding TRAP transporter permease yields the protein MLNRFWGSPQAKSAVAGDVGAGLVEPPALQQPWLVAKLIIVLSVGLCLFQLYGAGIQPMSLFYQRSIHLAFIMMIAFLMFPAFGRHKERGISGALIDTAFFIAAIVSGFYITLNLDAIFARAGFWTQTDIAVGVLAVVTLLEASRRVVGLGITIIGLVFILYALAGPRGTLPWLGEWLPGILSHRGYNVERLVAQLYLGQEGIFGLPLGVAATYVFIFVLFGAVLEVTGAGKFFIDLAYAATGRKRGGPAKAAVLASCGMGSITGSAIANVATTGPFTIPLMKRLGYKPSQAAGVEAAASTGGQITPPLMGAGAFLIAEYTGIPYIEIVMVSIYPAFLYFLTVYLFVHIIAIKQGMKGLPASELPSVPKVMREGWHFLAPLALLIWLLVMGLSPMRVGFYAILAILAVTGVRFVVDIAMARRHGSTPAARLADYGGSLGIARNTTSKLIEACEVGVRSALTVSLACAVGGIIVGVIGLTGLGLKFSSLMMSFSQGNIVLALLLVLIASLVIGFGLPVTASYIVLIILVGPAMSAEFGIPLLIVHLVVFWYSQDSNVTPPIALAAFAASAIAGSKPVETSFQAWKFAKGLYIIPLFMVFNPEIIIGGPVPLVIWNGVVALVALVAFVAVLEGYLFERIGLIERGILTAAGIGCLWPSIPAEIVSVIAIVAILGRNYVTARQTGALLEV from the coding sequence ATGTTGAACAGGTTTTGGGGATCGCCCCAGGCGAAATCCGCCGTCGCCGGCGATGTCGGTGCCGGACTCGTCGAGCCCCCTGCACTGCAACAGCCTTGGCTGGTGGCCAAGCTGATCATCGTCCTGTCTGTAGGCCTTTGCCTCTTCCAGCTCTACGGGGCGGGCATTCAGCCCATGAGCCTCTTCTACCAGCGCTCGATCCATCTGGCGTTCATCATGATGATCGCCTTCCTGATGTTTCCCGCATTCGGGCGGCATAAGGAGCGCGGCATTTCCGGCGCGCTGATCGACACGGCGTTCTTCATCGCCGCGATCGTGTCGGGCTTCTACATCACCCTCAATCTCGACGCGATTTTCGCGCGCGCCGGTTTCTGGACGCAGACGGATATCGCCGTCGGCGTGCTGGCAGTGGTCACATTGCTCGAAGCCAGCCGCCGTGTCGTCGGGCTTGGCATCACGATCATCGGGCTGGTGTTCATCCTCTACGCGCTGGCAGGCCCGCGCGGGACGTTGCCATGGCTGGGCGAGTGGTTGCCGGGCATCCTTTCGCATCGCGGCTACAACGTCGAGCGGCTCGTGGCACAGCTCTATCTCGGGCAGGAAGGCATCTTCGGCCTGCCGCTCGGTGTGGCTGCAACCTATGTCTTCATCTTCGTGCTGTTCGGCGCGGTTCTGGAAGTCACCGGTGCCGGCAAGTTCTTCATCGATCTCGCCTATGCCGCGACCGGCCGCAAGCGCGGTGGTCCGGCCAAGGCGGCCGTGCTTGCATCATGCGGCATGGGCTCGATCACCGGCTCGGCGATCGCCAATGTCGCGACGACCGGCCCCTTCACCATCCCGTTGATGAAGCGCCTCGGCTACAAGCCCAGCCAGGCGGCCGGCGTCGAGGCCGCCGCGTCGACCGGCGGCCAGATCACACCGCCGCTGATGGGCGCAGGTGCGTTCCTGATCGCTGAATATACGGGCATTCCGTATATCGAGATCGTGATGGTCTCGATCTATCCGGCCTTCCTCTACTTCCTCACCGTCTATCTCTTCGTCCACATCATCGCCATCAAGCAGGGCATGAAGGGGCTTCCCGCCAGCGAACTGCCTTCGGTTCCGAAGGTCATGCGCGAGGGCTGGCATTTCCTGGCACCGCTCGCGCTGCTGATCTGGTTGCTCGTGATGGGGCTGTCGCCGATGCGCGTCGGCTTTTATGCGATCCTTGCGATCCTCGCCGTCACTGGCGTGCGATTTGTCGTGGATATTGCCATGGCGCGCCGGCACGGCTCCACGCCTGCGGCCCGTCTCGCGGATTATGGCGGCTCGCTGGGCATCGCGCGCAACACGACATCCAAGCTGATCGAGGCCTGCGAGGTCGGCGTGCGCTCGGCGCTGACCGTGTCGCTGGCCTGCGCCGTCGGCGGCATCATCGTCGGCGTCATCGGGTTGACCGGCCTCGGGCTGAAATTCTCCTCGCTGATGATGAGCTTCTCGCAGGGCAACATCGTGCTCGCCCTGCTGCTGGTCCTGATCGCCAGCCTGGTGATCGGCTTCGGCCTGCCGGTCACGGCGAGCTACATCGTGCTGATCATTCTGGTCGGTCCGGCCATGAGCGCCGAGTTCGGCATCCCGCTGCTGATCGTCCATCTGGTCGTGTTCTGGTACTCGCAGGATTCCAACGTGACGCCGCCGATCGCGCTGGCGGCCTTCGCGGCATCGGCGATCGCCGGATCGAAACCGGTGGAGACCAGCTTCCAGGCTTGGAAGTTCGCCAAGGGGCTCTACATCATCCCGCTCTTCATGGTCTTCAACCCGGAGATCATCATCGGCGGCCCGGTGCCGTTGGTGATCTGGAACGGTGTCGTCGCCCTGGTTGCGCTGGTGGCGTTCGTCGCTGTGCTGGAGGGCTATCTCTTCGAGCGCATAGGCCTCATCGAGCGCGGCATTCTCACGGCCGCCGGCATCGGTTGCCTGTGGCCAAGCATCCCGGCCGAGATCGTCAGCGTCATCGCGATCGTCGCCATCCTCGGCCGCAACTACGTGACGGCACGCCAAACCGGCGCGCTGTTGGAGGTTTAG
- a CDS encoding histidine kinase dimerization/phosphoacceptor domain -containing protein: MPKEPIAHFEAASTLAVVVSSNEPLLFLSADQKVIAASTSFCRVFEIDPATIPGQPLSELGNGEWAMSKLASLLKATASGSAQIEAYELDLKRPNQKTRNLIVNARTLDDGIKDHVRLLLAVTDVTVARAQARLNDDLLREKAILIQEVQHRVANSLQIIASVLMQSARRVQSEEARGHLQNAHHRVMSIAAVQKQLSTSPGGNVELRPYLTQLCESLAASMVADPDHLSISVTVDDSAVEADTSISVGLIVTELVINAIKHAFQDQPMGTIVIDYSSAGTDWTLSVTDNGIGMPTGSDAPKAGLGTGIVEALVRNLQGEIQLSDADPGTAVTITHRGAPIANADLPPAA; this comes from the coding sequence ATGCCAAAAGAACCGATTGCGCATTTCGAAGCGGCGAGCACGCTTGCCGTGGTGGTTTCATCGAACGAGCCGCTGTTATTCCTGTCCGCAGACCAGAAGGTCATCGCAGCGAGCACATCGTTCTGCCGCGTCTTCGAAATCGATCCGGCGACAATTCCCGGTCAGCCGCTCAGTGAGCTTGGAAACGGAGAATGGGCGATGTCCAAGCTCGCCTCGCTGCTGAAAGCGACGGCTTCGGGAAGTGCCCAGATCGAGGCCTACGAACTCGACCTCAAGCGGCCAAACCAGAAAACACGGAACCTGATCGTCAATGCACGCACGCTCGATGACGGCATCAAGGATCACGTTCGCCTCCTGCTGGCGGTCACCGACGTGACCGTCGCGCGCGCCCAAGCTCGGCTGAACGACGATCTGCTTCGCGAGAAGGCCATCCTGATTCAGGAAGTCCAGCATCGCGTCGCGAACAGCCTTCAGATCATCGCGAGCGTTCTCATGCAGAGCGCACGACGGGTCCAGTCGGAGGAAGCGCGCGGGCACCTGCAAAACGCGCATCATCGGGTCATGTCCATCGCAGCCGTACAAAAGCAACTCTCGACATCGCCAGGCGGCAATGTCGAACTGCGCCCCTATCTGACGCAACTCTGCGAAAGTCTTGCCGCATCGATGGTCGCCGACCCGGATCATCTCTCGATATCAGTGACGGTCGATGACAGTGCCGTGGAGGCCGACACGTCCATCAGCGTGGGACTTATCGTGACGGAACTGGTGATCAACGCCATCAAACACGCCTTCCAGGATCAGCCAATGGGCACGATCGTGATCGACTACAGCTCGGCCGGCACCGATTGGACTCTTTCCGTGACCGACAACGGTATCGGCATGCCGACCGGCAGCGATGCGCCCAAGGCAGGATTGGGCACCGGCATCGTCGAAGCGCTCGTCAGGAACCTGCAGGGCGAAATCCAGTTGAGCGATGCAGACCCAGGCACCGCCGTGACGATCACTCATCGTGGGGCACCGATCGCCAATGCCGACCTTCCGCCAGCCGCGTAG
- a CDS encoding sigma-54 dependent transcriptional regulator, producing MSQKADVLFVDDDPAMRQSVEQFLRLAGFNLTAIDSGADALARLSANFPGILVTDLKMPGMTGAQLLDEALVIDPELPVVVITGHGDVETAVEMMRRGAYDFIEKPFDPVRFSEILTRAAEKRRLVLDNRRLRRAVSDGSLAGRILGTSRAAQTLRDAVAEIAATDVSVVLLGETGVGKDLVARAIHETSRRAAGNFVAINCAAIPETMVESELFGHEQGAFTGAVRARTGKIEHADGGTLFLDEVESMPLAMQAKLLRALQDHEVERLGSNRTVSVDLRTISATKSDLFQAGRAGTFRSDLFYRLAVVELRIPPLRERKDDLLLLFDHFVARAAHAHDREPRPLTDAVAANLLAHDWPGNVRELRNAAERFALGFASSAAIGGVASPSDELTNPTLAQRVEAFERSVIERSLAEAKGSIADVMAALQVPRRTLNEKMARHGLSRPRPDGVDRQDSAD from the coding sequence ATGAGCCAGAAAGCGGACGTGCTCTTCGTCGACGACGATCCGGCCATGCGCCAGTCGGTCGAGCAATTCCTGCGGCTCGCCGGCTTCAATCTCACGGCGATCGATTCCGGCGCGGACGCGCTCGCCCGCCTGTCCGCGAACTTTCCGGGCATCCTCGTCACCGATTTGAAGATGCCGGGAATGACCGGGGCGCAGCTTCTGGACGAGGCACTGGTCATCGATCCCGAACTGCCCGTCGTGGTCATCACCGGCCATGGCGATGTCGAGACCGCCGTCGAGATGATGCGGCGCGGGGCGTATGATTTCATCGAAAAGCCGTTCGATCCGGTTCGCTTTTCGGAAATCCTGACGCGGGCGGCAGAGAAGCGGCGCCTCGTTCTGGACAATCGCCGGCTTCGGCGCGCGGTATCGGACGGGTCGCTTGCCGGGCGCATTCTGGGCACGTCGCGCGCCGCGCAAACCCTGCGCGACGCCGTCGCCGAGATCGCCGCGACCGATGTCAGCGTCGTCCTGCTCGGCGAAACAGGCGTCGGCAAGGATCTCGTCGCGCGCGCCATCCACGAGACGAGCCGCCGCGCCGCCGGCAATTTCGTTGCGATAAACTGCGCGGCCATTCCTGAAACCATGGTGGAGAGCGAGCTCTTCGGCCACGAACAGGGCGCGTTCACAGGCGCCGTGCGTGCGCGCACCGGGAAGATCGAGCACGCCGATGGCGGAACGCTGTTTCTTGACGAGGTGGAGTCCATGCCGCTGGCCATGCAGGCCAAGCTGCTGCGCGCCCTGCAGGATCACGAGGTCGAGCGGCTCGGCTCCAACCGGACCGTTTCGGTCGATCTGCGCACCATTTCCGCAACCAAGAGCGACCTCTTCCAGGCCGGCCGCGCGGGTACGTTCAGGTCCGACCTGTTCTACCGGCTCGCGGTCGTCGAACTGCGCATCCCTCCATTGCGCGAACGCAAGGACGACCTCCTTTTGCTGTTCGACCATTTCGTCGCGCGCGCGGCGCATGCGCATGACCGTGAACCCAGGCCCCTCACCGACGCCGTCGCGGCCAATCTCCTCGCGCACGACTGGCCCGGCAATGTGCGCGAACTGCGCAATGCCGCCGAACGCTTTGCACTTGGCTTCGCCAGCTCGGCAGCGATCGGCGGCGTGGCATCGCCATCGGACGAATTGACCAACCCCACCCTTGCCCAGCGGGTGGAGGCTTTCGAACGGTCCGTGATCGAACGCAGCCTTGCGGAGGCGAAGGGATCGATCGCCGACGTCATGGCGGCGTTGCAGGTTCCGCGCCGAACCCTGAACGAAAAGATGGCGCGTCATGGGCTGTCGCGGCCTCGTCCGGACGGCGTCGATCGGCAAGATTCCGCCGACTGA
- a CDS encoding helix-turn-helix domain-containing protein, with protein MVARKSLKGDYCPSARSLDVIGDWWSLLIVRDAFDGLARFGEFQKSLGIAKNILTERLRALVANGILELVSASEGGTRMEYRLTAKGKDLFPVMVALRQFGERHLFAPQEAHSLLVERATGQAVRLEVRTQSGRPISPDEAVILKVPEGE; from the coding sequence ATGGTCGCGCGAAAGAGCCTCAAGGGTGACTATTGCCCCAGCGCACGCTCCCTGGACGTAATCGGGGACTGGTGGTCATTGCTGATCGTGCGTGACGCTTTTGACGGGCTTGCGCGCTTCGGCGAATTTCAAAAGAGCCTCGGCATCGCCAAGAACATTCTCACCGAACGCCTGCGGGCGCTGGTCGCGAACGGCATTCTCGAACTCGTATCGGCGAGCGAAGGCGGGACGCGCATGGAATATCGTCTGACGGCTAAGGGAAAAGATCTGTTTCCGGTGATGGTGGCGCTCAGGCAGTTTGGCGAGCGCCACCTGTTTGCCCCCCAGGAGGCGCATTCGCTCCTGGTAGAGCGTGCAACCGGCCAGGCGGTTCGACTGGAGGTCCGAACTCAGAGTGGCCGGCCGATTAGCCCCGACGAAGCTGTGATCCTGAAGGTGCCGGAAGGGGAATAA
- a CDS encoding TAXI family TRAP transporter solute-binding subunit, with amino-acid sequence MKILKAALIAASVAIAGPALAQQQLSVATGGTGGVYYPIGGGLAELINQHIEGYAAVAEVTGASVENVALIHRGDSDIAIGLGDSVYQGYTGTGQFEGRQADSMRVLASVYPNAVQIVVPADSNIQSLEDLRGKRVSVGAPGSGTELNSRALLEAVGMTYDDLASAQRLNFNETADALRDNDIDAGIWSVGPPTSSIMNLAATRNIRLIPVTEEQVAAAREIEPIFAPYTLPAGIYDGVAEDTGTVGIPNVWFVSDEMDEELAYAITEMIYERHADLVAIHPAANDTTVEFTMASSPVPLHPGAIRYYEEIGADIPDNLRP; translated from the coding sequence ATGAAAATCTTGAAAGCGGCGTTGATCGCCGCATCCGTCGCGATTGCCGGTCCGGCACTCGCGCAGCAGCAACTGTCCGTCGCAACCGGCGGAACCGGCGGCGTCTACTATCCGATCGGCGGCGGTCTGGCGGAACTCATCAACCAGCACATCGAAGGCTATGCCGCCGTGGCCGAAGTCACCGGCGCCTCCGTGGAGAACGTCGCGCTGATCCATCGCGGCGACAGCGACATCGCCATCGGCCTCGGCGACAGCGTCTATCAGGGCTACACCGGCACCGGCCAGTTCGAGGGCCGACAGGCGGATTCGATGCGCGTTCTCGCGTCGGTCTACCCGAACGCGGTGCAGATCGTCGTTCCGGCCGATTCAAACATCCAGTCGCTCGAAGACCTGCGCGGCAAGCGCGTGTCGGTCGGCGCACCGGGCTCGGGCACGGAACTCAATTCCCGTGCGCTTCTCGAGGCTGTCGGCATGACCTATGACGACCTCGCATCCGCCCAGCGCCTCAACTTCAACGAGACCGCCGACGCGCTGCGCGACAACGACATCGACGCAGGCATCTGGAGCGTTGGGCCGCCCACCTCCTCGATCATGAACCTTGCCGCGACGCGCAACATCCGCCTCATCCCGGTCACCGAGGAGCAGGTGGCGGCCGCGCGCGAGATCGAGCCGATTTTCGCGCCCTACACGCTGCCTGCCGGCATCTATGACGGCGTCGCGGAAGACACCGGCACGGTCGGCATCCCCAATGTCTGGTTCGTCAGCGACGAGATGGACGAGGAACTGGCCTATGCGATCACCGAGATGATCTACGAGCGCCATGCCGATCTGGTGGCCATCCATCCGGCCGCGAACGACACGACCGTGGAGTTCACCATGGCCTCGAGCCCCGTGCCGCTGCATCCCGGCGCGATCCGCTACTACGAGGAAATCGGCGCGGACATCCCGGACAATCTGCGGCCGTAA
- a CDS encoding DUF1850 domain-containing protein, whose amino-acid sequence MQWRRRHHARCGLLPALALSLLASTASAGTVDVVDATGTRIAHVDASRWCIVWNHSVAGFEVSDCYELRDDQMVLSRSHQPDFAAGLGHIAGRGTQRSDGAGGYWIEGIDEVVPGNCYRLRVGSAFVDHRIVAGDTTISLSALAAGESVAIRAGTATKGKRTC is encoded by the coding sequence ATGCAATGGCGTAGACGGCACCACGCGAGGTGCGGGCTCCTGCCCGCCCTCGCTCTTTCGCTTCTGGCGAGCACCGCTTCTGCCGGAACTGTCGACGTCGTCGACGCCACCGGCACGCGCATCGCGCATGTCGATGCAAGCCGGTGGTGCATCGTCTGGAACCACTCGGTCGCAGGTTTTGAAGTCAGCGACTGCTACGAACTGCGCGACGACCAGATGGTTCTGTCACGCAGCCACCAGCCGGATTTCGCGGCGGGTCTCGGCCACATCGCCGGTCGAGGCACGCAACGCTCGGACGGCGCCGGTGGATACTGGATAGAGGGCATCGACGAGGTCGTGCCCGGAAACTGCTACCGCCTGCGCGTCGGATCGGCCTTCGTCGATCACCGTATCGTCGCGGGCGACACCACAATCAGCCTCTCGGCACTGGCAGCGGGCGAAAGCGTCGCCATACGCGCCGGCACTGCCACAAAGGGAAAACGCACATGTTGA
- a CDS encoding ATP-binding protein → MIVASSIAAAIAWEAAAERSLRSAGDQRLSLVAASVRSTVMQNDHLPLAIALDPDSRQALLTPGAPRIIGALNRKLDLLSNASSAAALYVMDMNGLTIAASNWNEPTSFLGQNYSFRSYFTQAIEQGRGAFYAIGATTSRPGYFLSRSIQDGDRTIGVAVVKVEFDDVEAVWAAADESVLVTDGNDIVFLASDTGWKYRALSPLTEDVQDDIARTQQYTDLPPTAMSMETVGGSAEAPHLRIDGREDVFLSQSAPLPELGWVVHHLTGIHPLGLARRDGAIIGGSASALLLALGLAFLQRQRILNDERHARGRLEERVGARTIELTEANRQLRTEVAERERAEAGLRATQAELVQAEKLAALGRMSAAIAHEVNQPLSAIRTSAASAALLVERGDASEAGATLERIGTLAARAATITSHLRAFARKGGQGVRKPFRVDVALTRALDLSRDAIEMGGLDLATEIAPLTALGSDVPFEQVAANLIRNAVDAVAQTTAPRIEISTALVADHVFVTVSDNGPGFPEASLDKVFDPFFTTKDVNEGMGLGLSIAYGIIREFSGSIRAENLPGGGARVTVTLDAAPGLSPSKEMTR, encoded by the coding sequence TTGATTGTCGCGTCCTCGATCGCGGCGGCGATCGCCTGGGAGGCTGCTGCCGAGCGGTCGCTGCGGTCTGCGGGCGATCAGCGATTGAGCCTTGTCGCTGCGTCGGTGCGCTCCACGGTGATGCAGAACGATCATCTGCCGCTCGCCATCGCCCTCGACCCGGATTCCCGGCAGGCATTGCTGACGCCCGGCGCCCCCCGGATCATCGGCGCGCTCAACCGGAAGCTGGATCTCCTCTCCAACGCATCGAGCGCGGCGGCGCTTTACGTCATGGACATGAACGGGCTCACCATCGCGGCCAGCAACTGGAACGAGCCGACATCGTTTCTCGGCCAGAACTACAGCTTCCGGTCCTATTTCACCCAGGCGATCGAACAGGGGCGCGGCGCATTCTACGCGATCGGCGCCACGACCAGCCGGCCCGGATACTTTCTGTCCCGGTCCATTCAGGATGGCGACCGGACCATCGGGGTTGCCGTGGTCAAGGTCGAGTTCGACGATGTCGAGGCCGTGTGGGCCGCGGCGGATGAATCCGTGCTGGTGACGGACGGCAACGACATCGTGTTTCTGGCGAGCGATACCGGCTGGAAATACCGCGCGCTCTCGCCGCTCACCGAAGACGTGCAGGACGACATCGCACGCACGCAGCAATATACCGACCTGCCGCCGACAGCCATGTCGATGGAAACCGTGGGCGGAAGCGCCGAAGCCCCGCATCTGCGCATCGACGGGCGGGAGGATGTCTTCCTGTCGCAATCCGCGCCGCTGCCGGAACTGGGGTGGGTCGTCCATCATTTGACCGGAATCCATCCGCTCGGCCTCGCCCGCCGTGACGGCGCCATCATCGGCGGCAGCGCCTCGGCGTTGCTGCTCGCATTGGGACTGGCGTTCCTGCAACGCCAGCGGATTTTGAATGACGAGCGACACGCCCGTGGTCGCCTCGAGGAGCGCGTCGGCGCGCGCACCATCGAACTCACCGAGGCCAACCGGCAATTGCGCACCGAGGTTGCCGAACGCGAGCGCGCCGAAGCCGGGCTGCGGGCAACGCAAGCCGAACTCGTCCAGGCGGAGAAGCTTGCCGCCCTCGGGCGCATGTCGGCGGCGATCGCGCATGAGGTCAATCAACCCTTGAGCGCCATCCGTACATCGGCTGCGAGCGCCGCCCTCCTCGTCGAGCGCGGCGATGCATCGGAGGCCGGCGCGACGCTGGAGCGGATCGGCACGCTGGCCGCGCGTGCTGCGACCATCACCAGTCACCTGCGCGCCTTCGCGCGCAAGGGCGGACAGGGCGTACGCAAGCCATTCCGTGTCGATGTCGCGCTCACCCGGGCGCTCGATCTTTCGCGCGACGCGATCGAGATGGGCGGACTGGACCTGGCGACCGAGATCGCGCCGCTCACCGCTCTGGGAAGCGATGTCCCGTTCGAGCAGGTGGCGGCGAACCTGATCCGAAACGCCGTCGATGCCGTCGCGCAGACGACAGCCCCTCGCATAGAAATCAGTACGGCACTGGTTGCCGACCACGTGTTCGTCACGGTCAGCGACAACGGGCCCGGGTTCCCGGAGGCAAGCCTCGACAAGGTGTTCGACCCGTTCTTCACCACGAAGGATGTCAATGAGGGGATGGGCCTGGGGCTGTCGATCGCCTACGGCATCATCCGGGAGTTTTCCGGCTCCATCCGCGCGGAGAACCTGCCCGGCGGCGGCGCGCGGGTGACGGTGACGCTCGACGCCGCACCGGGACTATCACCATCCAAGGAGATGACGCGATGA
- a CDS encoding MFS transporter, with protein MSTEQGASPAGGAGNGARARARQDVGDANGPAGVSPASTPPVTRFTIFLFAVASGLAVANAYFAHPLLDVMTADLRLSHGLAGLIVGMTQLGYGLGLVLLVPLGDLIDRRKLIVAQSLLSVLVLICVGFSTTAAMLLVSMAAMGFLAVVTQALVAYAASLARPSERGHLVGMVTSGIVFGILLARSVAGVLTDLSGWRTVYLVSALLTFVVALLLWRALPRQERPRTSLTYTGLIRSLVTLLIEEPVLRIRAVIAMLIFANVTMLLTPLVLPLSAPPYSLSHTAIGLFGLAGAAGALGAARAGRWADRGHGERTTGVALGLMLVAWLPISLLDHSILWLIAGVIIIDFGLQATHVTNQAMIYRVRPEAQNRLTAAYMMFYSIGSAIGSSTSTIIYAYVGWEGVCIAGAGISLTTIVFWALTQRWIPAVATQKVVE; from the coding sequence ATGAGCACTGAACAAGGCGCGTCGCCTGCGGGCGGCGCGGGCAATGGCGCGCGCGCCCGGGCCAGACAGGACGTTGGCGATGCGAACGGGCCTGCCGGCGTATCTCCAGCCAGCACGCCGCCGGTTACCCGCTTCACCATTTTCCTGTTTGCTGTCGCCAGCGGTCTTGCCGTCGCCAACGCCTATTTCGCGCATCCGCTTCTCGACGTTATGACCGCCGATCTTCGGCTTTCGCACGGTCTGGCAGGCCTGATCGTGGGGATGACGCAGCTTGGCTATGGCTTGGGCCTTGTCCTGCTGGTGCCGCTCGGTGATCTGATCGATCGTCGCAAGCTCATTGTCGCACAGTCGCTCCTGTCCGTTCTGGTCCTGATCTGCGTGGGTTTTTCGACGACCGCGGCCATGTTGCTGGTCTCCATGGCGGCAATGGGGTTTCTGGCCGTCGTTACGCAGGCCTTGGTCGCCTATGCCGCCAGCCTCGCACGGCCATCCGAACGCGGCCATCTCGTCGGGATGGTCACGAGCGGGATCGTGTTCGGTATCCTGCTGGCCCGTAGCGTTGCGGGGGTTCTAACCGATCTCTCCGGGTGGCGGACGGTTTACCTGGTTTCTGCTTTGCTGACATTCGTGGTGGCGCTGCTGCTTTGGAGAGCGCTTCCGCGACAGGAAAGGCCGCGCACGAGCCTGACATATACGGGCCTCATCAGGTCTCTCGTTACGCTCCTGATCGAGGAGCCGGTCCTGCGCATCCGTGCCGTGATCGCCATGCTGATCTTCGCCAACGTCACGATGCTGCTGACACCGCTGGTCCTGCCGCTGAGCGCGCCGCCATATTCCCTGTCCCACACCGCGATCGGTCTGTTCGGGCTTGCGGGCGCGGCGGGCGCGCTCGGTGCGGCGCGAGCGGGACGCTGGGCCGATAGGGGGCACGGCGAACGCACCACGGGGGTGGCGCTCGGCCTGATGCTGGTCGCCTGGCTGCCGATTTCGCTATTGGATCACTCGATCCTATGGCTGATCGCAGGGGTTATCATCATCGATTTCGGGCTGCAGGCGACCCATGTCACCAATCAGGCGATGATCTATCGCGTCAGGCCGGAAGCGCAGAATCGTCTCACGGCCGCCTACATGATGTTCTATTCGATCGGCAGCGCAATTGGCTCATCCACCTCAACGATCATCTACGCCTATGTCGGATGGGAAGGTGTCTGCATTGCAGGAGCAGGTATCAGCCTCACC
- a CDS encoding response regulator codes for MNEGKAVVLVVEDSALIRMGAVDLVVSAGYEALEAHDADEAIRILELRPDIDLVFTDVQMPGTMDGIKLSRYIRDRWPSVKLILASGTAILEESSLPEGSRFFSKPYTDHAIADAMARMLSNENSFPAT; via the coding sequence ATGAACGAAGGTAAGGCAGTCGTCCTCGTGGTCGAAGACAGCGCGCTCATCAGGATGGGCGCGGTCGACCTGGTGGTGTCCGCAGGTTACGAGGCGCTGGAGGCACACGATGCGGATGAGGCGATCCGCATCCTGGAATTGCGACCCGACATCGACCTGGTGTTTACCGACGTGCAGATGCCGGGGACGATGGATGGCATCAAGCTGTCCCGCTACATCCGCGACCGATGGCCCTCGGTGAAGCTGATTCTCGCTTCCGGCACGGCAATCCTCGAAGAGAGCAGCCTTCCCGAGGGAAGCCGATTTTTCTCGAAACCCTATACCGACCATGCCATTGCAGACGCGATGGCTCGCATGCTTTCGAACGAGAACAGCTTTCCTGCAACTTAG